The window gaccagatttaggtgcctggacagaactggtggggctcttctatacaagcctcaaaaagtgtctgatattatccttgcctgttgcattttgcacaatgttgcactcaggcacaatgtacaatcagacctagctgagcctttggtagacgagcatcccacccatgtagctgctgaaaatgaacaaacagccagtggtggccagacacgcctgaatctcatcaattcatttttttcttgtaagtaaaaacagatatgttccaagttctacttttatacttacattatgttatcttaacaataatgtttttttatataaccttctgttaggacacagatgaatatgggttgcacacctttcttctctctgctgtgtgcacaaagggatgtggcaccggtatgttattgttgcacaggttatataatccctcttcaattgtactttagttgtgtgtatgtgaatacaactggggtaacaaagcactaatattttagcattctgttgttccttatgctaacacaatacacatattatgcccacactcattcatgcttctagtatgcttacatacaatgttattggtgcagtgtaacatgtacatccatatgatgtgtacaccaggcacatttacattttgaatgtcattaaatatacatggtgttgcacatttaacaccaaatacacactttgctgtgttgtttacggtactgaagatggcatgtcaatgtttgcaatttatatgttgttcctttgcattataggtatatctccagtatgactgatcatggtatgtatatttgctgacatctctcataagatgtgcctacctcaatcttcctataattatttcaagtaaaaacacaacatattggtttaaagagaaatgtaacatacatgtactttctgtatcatgtatatgcatttacctactcttgagctttcatgtgcattgtattaggaaatgattactcccattttatcacattttatgtatgtttccttataaattccattcatgtaatatagaggtgtttggagaaaaggggataactgtacttatttgtttacttacgggagctcattcatcacggatgaaattgagtgatcataacattccatgcatgaatgcctgtaatcacaacaatgcgtactacatcttatatttagcaatgtaggtgttttttcatgctaggaattaatagtcaacattaatttaaatttgtgacatgtgtatgtataagtcccacgtgtgtggatgtgtcctacatgtaccaagtgtaaaactgtgaacagaaaacactattttgttgcaaatgttactgtcatttagcatttctaatttacctatatgacaatgttggtaatatttttgctatataattcacgtcacttcatcattatcatgatgataatgatcaagtattctcacaattgtaacgtcaatcacgtgcacattagcatagacacactttttacgacaactgtttgtgtctgtatcaatttgtgtaggatccatgtataacaccgacaaatgataacagcaggtttattatgttagcttatatcatcacattgactatacgatgtatttttagaacgtttaataaacacagtaaactatagttagttaggttaatgaaatatacacagaaatgtacttcattacatgatgttcatgtcatattcagaacatcatgcattgtaggggaccacaacatctggccaataacattaattgctacagtcccaaaccatttgaTCAACATACCCATgcaacaagagatttttaacaataaagggctagttggttgtaagtgtcctttacattgggagaaggagtggctcagtgagtaaagacacacactggcacagagagtttgaagcaggggagtctggttcaattcccggtgtcggctccttgtgatcttgcccaaatcactttatctccctgtgcctcaggcggacaaaaataaattgtaatttccacgggccagggacctgaggctgaaaaatgtgtctgtaaagcgctgtgtacaactaccagcgctatacatgaacatgctcatattataatgattattattattcttattattattgttacatagtttcgacagtcatacgttccattacacaatagaatacacaaatgtgttagcagagtgggaatggttgttatatataaaacacaccatgccataaaatgatagtagtcattaaagaacactcaataaaaattcatgaggcactattttgcaacatcattatgttaattaagtgcttatgcaatataggcataagtgtatcacatttttaattgtttgttaataagcgctaccagcaatataaaattagttccatatgtagtatagtagtcggtggctcctcctcacaatcatctcatataaaggtagactcttcagaaatcatacattgatctgattgtatcttccccgacatctctgaaatacagcaaacacatgatggtcaaacatggcaccttactatatatgtatccgtgacaacgcgttacacagctctatatgattttgtacatacacacgtcactcacttatatgttagaagtacaagtgtacatcagtatgtaatgtttcttaacatttgtagcaggcataactatgtatatgatgtgaacgttgcctgtatactggaaaatgtgcgcgcacatcttagtgtgcgcacgcacttcacgcttggctgcactaactgtttgcgcatgcgcaaaacaaagcgtacgttgtgcgttcaatacatgttgaaaatatcattaaacataaaatctttatttcaaatacaatgaatacgaaactacattcgttctaaacgagtacatctgtattctttttaaacagacgtgtttggacagaaaggacgggcaataacacaatgcgcaaatgcaatacgtgtgacgtcatgttaaaccagcgtgaaacgcacgctaacactcctcccactcaattcacattcggctaacgcccagtgtacgcccccactgtatgacacactgcagttaccgttactataacaaaacatgacagccaataggctttgaggcgcgcacgtcgcttgggggcgggacttacatccgtaatcctttttaaggacgccttgggccatgacaagggtcccacgtcatacgtggtggacccgctttgaaatgttgtagatgtagcatgataacaaaacaggtatgtgttacagttatggtaaaatgttgctaatatgtttaaagtcataggaaagtacgtatatttattccgtcagcaatgagtactactctttcaggttctactatattgtattcgttaacaatttgtttgtgatcgctacatgttatgcagtctgctatgttacggTGTATCCatgcattgaaagggaaaatggtggttagaaaaaaaaaaaaaaattaaacgcagagtcaactcataacggttgttatatttaccattcttctagaattaactcttcgtctggctgcaactggtcgctccagaaatgcaaggctttttcatccacgcttgacccacccgctgaatccagtatgacacacatctcctccatgaagcgctcataggaatcgccactgctttcttcaaacaattggtcgggaggtatgttcatttcttcgggtacccattccaatgcattttcagctgaaaggcttggtacagaatcatagtagttatgttcttgtacaatgtgggtttcaggaatggagggtgcagatattgcagcaggtatcgattcacacggaacagtagtagcggatccattgctattggcattaggaataaatatgcctttaaccacaatatatgtgccttctttcacgctgaaatgtttttctttggcaatcttccagaaaccatagttgtgttctatcttatcctgcacacgttcaaaaaagtcatttgttgataaagtgaatcttattgatgaattaaaattgcgcgcatgccgacggttttggtaataaggatattttgctcgaatgaaatcatagatttggcgtgtgcttgcttgatatccgcaagttgataaaatagcttctgatatcatgtatttataacctaaattcggattcataattgtcaccaattcatcagccattgcagagtagcacaaaagatgtgtgcaggtatctgttctttgctcaacaaaatgaaactgctcagtggctaacaaattgctgtgtttccttttcaaggtcaacaaaagtataaactgtaactccttatttcaaacgccaattggatttctagttataattgcttgaacatttgtggtttgttatagccgcatgtgggacaaacatgtatcctttttttatctcgtttttgaaaacattagtacacttttcattcagtaacattgagttttcttgcaaaataacaaagagcactgtgtgaaaatagtgcttagacagccatatcagtaaatacacacacctgcaaaatgaaatgtttttttcccacatacatttctgtgtgtatttgaaagtctggttaagtccctgtctgcatgagtttaaatacgtgtgtatctatatatatataaatatatctatctcataaatatatatatatatatcaagtgtatattgtactatatgtatactgtgtgtatgtgtatgtgtatgtgtatgtgtgtatatgtatatatatatatatatatatatatatatatatatatatatatatattatatataaaaaaaacaaaaaaatttttttaattttttttatatatatatatatatatattatatatatatatatataaaaaacacattatttctttatttttttaaatattgctggagtacacacaacatattgatggcagtaagtaggccttgtatgaaacctatttaaatggtgataaacatgagtgaattaagtaataaacatttgtttgcgcccaataatgttagaggctcacacttaggggcctatgcagagaggaacggcaAAATAAATTGCCATTGTTGTAAAAGTTCAACATTGTGGCGTATTTATTGAGCCTGATTCAGAAAGGACAAATCGTCAATCAAGTCTCAAAGTGTATGATTGGCGAGTGTTAATCGCGCCATTTCAGACTGAGCTACTTACATCTGGCTATATTTTCAGTCACTGCGGGTGAAAGTCGCGCTCGTGAGTCTCGCAAGACTTCAATTCAAGTGGGCGGGAAATTTCTAAAGTAAACACCACATTCCTGGCACAGCGTCTTAGTGACGGCTTCTGCATAGTTACATACCAGAGAAACAGCACGCGTCTCTCTGTTAAAGTGGTAGAAGCACTGTGAAGCTGCAgatactgaaaaaaaaaaccttctcttTACACTTTTACAATTTTTATTAGCTACAGTCATAGACATTCAGTGACAGACAGTGTACAtactgatagacagacacacaggaatatacactgatactcagacagacacacaatactgtatatacacacatttacagacactgatacacaaaggCACAGTTGAGACATAGGCATACTGATATATACTGATCTGTACATgcatactcacacagatacacatagccacacacatgcttatatattgttatatactgtatactgcttatACTGTAATGCTCAGAGTTTTTGCTGACATGGCAATGTTATGTGTATAGAGGCATATTCACCCTATTGCTTTGTCAATGCCCTGTGTGCATCAGAGATTTGGGAGCCACATATAGTGACAGCAGTTGGCATGGATCTGGACAGGTTTGTGACAGCGTGatgccctccccccaagcccagcagctgatcgcaatgtgaagccctgcactcggcagcactactgaccctccctccccccaaacacagcaGCTGATCGCGATCTGAAGCCCCGCACTCGGCagcagtacacatacacacacatgcatacatgcatacacacacatgcacacatgcatacatgcatacacacacatgcacacatacacacacatgcatacacacacacatgcatgcatacacatacacaatgcaaacacacacacaaggcacacaatgcagacacaaggcacacacaaggcacacacacacacacacacacacacacacacacacacacacacacacacacacacacacacacacacacacacacacacacacacacacacacacacgagacagggaccggagcagaaggggggcagggaccagggcagaagggagacagcgatcggggcatcacacacacacacacacaccaccttctgtctggcaatgacggctctgtagggaaccggctgcagacccattggatgggagcggtcacgtgaccgctcctccgcttccccttacTAACTGACAGCACTTTCCAGTGAACTGGACGGCTACTGCCGTTTTTTTCTGGCGCGCACAATTGGCGACTTCAGCGCTGAGAATTCAAGCACACATGCCGAATACCACACTTTGCCCTTTCCTGCATATGCCGAACCTAGAAACATggcgaaatgtaaaaaaaacacgcTTCTCGCCAACACATTGGCGGGATGCTGCCGCCTAGCAAATCTCCTGGCGAAAATTTCAAATTtcgccactcaaggaagcctctGTGCATACGGGAAGCAAATTCTGCCGAATACATGCCGAATGGCATGTATTCGGAcgactctgcataggccccttagtatagttctcaaacattaggcctgtattattgaaatactgtgttttcacaaggaagcatgaagtgtatgttttttgtaaatacatctataccagtttagatagtactatatatatatatacacacacacacacagtgtgtgtctgtgtgtgtgtgtgcatatatcaatacatactacatatatattagtatcaattcagagatgttcttgaaacaagaacacataaatgattaaaggacaacattacaatggccaccaaaggtaagtaatattttacacaaaaacctgctgtacacgtacaagaaagatgtttgcagttaaataggtacttttataattgcatgaaaataatatgcacatgcaatgattaaatcaattaacacacccaaatgcaatgttttgctgcaaagtcaatggcagcttctctaaacttagcaactggctcctggtggaccattactgaacagacgattaaaacatcaatatttataacactattcattaattaggagtgttaacatttccaatacttcatgtgtacaagaacatacttgaaagtttggaaacaacacagtcttcagcatacatacaatagtaattagataatctgaagtcaacaaaacaaggccaaagacatattttgtgaattataaaatttatttatttttttccttttgcgagcgagtaacaggcctgcttgttgtctcttgaattttccttttttttttgccaccaactttagccacaacagagccactttgagtggcctctggcacttcacgggcagggcttgtggccagtgactcacctacagggcttttgggcagtgattcacctacagggcttttgggcagtgactcacctacagggcttttgggtagtgactgttcacctacagggcttgtggccagtgactcacctacagggcttttgggcagtgactgttcgcctacggggcttgtggccagtgactcacctacagggcttttgggtagtgagtgttcacggacagggcttgtgcccactgacacatgtgagcaagttggtagacactgcacaagtgatggttggtctgtttcatgtgtgtcttttgttggttttgaccaaaaactggtcagtagtaactgcttgtattttgtttttgtgggctcctttgtaggtgtcagctgctgattttgtacagatggcagtggtagtatgtcgtcaggaacctgcacagcaatctctgctacttgaccggtaacatttggacgtggtgaatgaatatcagatgaatgtggtgaaaactgacctgcatgaacagatcctgcctgggaggtgttgaattgtggtacattagtcattctccagtaatttgcttgggtttgctgaacaactaatgcttcgaatgaggtgttgattttttgtaactgtttaggcacttcaatgaagactctgtggagatgtgccaattgtgatactgtttcttcctgcagtgcaatcatcctttccagcactgtcatgaggtcagaatggcgacgattttctgcttccacaatttttccctcagaagatacaattgcatcgtatgtcgtatttgctggacgatttgccggtaaaacagtttcaattggaacgtcttcatggtcacttgcttctatttgtgtgtctatggcggtggcgtcatcatcatcatcatcatcatcataatcctcttcatcatgttctacaaataaatgtacacattattaaatggcatgttaatctctgctgtgttactatgtaattgtactgtgtcataagtaacaactaacatgtttccatacgttttataagctcacattaaaaactaccttgacttaagaataatgtttggactcagtatgaaatatgagtgaatgaaaacttgctgtaaactcacaactcctacatgatagttaacatcactaacacaatacaagttgccttacacttcattttcacatacactaagtaatcctatttaaagaagatgtgcaaaccaaataatgaacatgacaacataacatatagaagagcacatattatatggccaccaactgatacactcaccttctaggtgtgttgagctggctgacccaggtgaagacacttgttcagtctcaggtgacacatgtccttcaggggcaactatatataacaataacataagttttacatttacatgtgtaaatattgaacaaacagttattgtatgttctgtatttatgagtacctaacagcatcatttccttaacccaaaatgtgtgtgtgaaagtgaacataaatagttgtaataacaatgtacatgcctgtgtacttagaacttttgagttccctaacataaaacatactatgttcctgcagtaatgcgtgaggataaatagattaaatttgtacataaaaatcatatgttgtgtagtgatatcagtatcataatgtacataactatcatgagatgaccattcacaatggttatcatgaaggtggtcatattgcaaaaagtgttgtttttggtagaggatatgtgtggtacattaatataagatgtggcacacatgaatgtggctgtgactaaacaagacaacacatgcagtgtgtcataatgtgtcgttgatagtagtagttcaactatagatatgagtgaactaatgtgtgacgtacggtttgataagtaatgagttgttggggcatttagtagctaaagtgaagctttcaaatgagtgtgattaacttcagttgtgctagtcaggttgtaagaacggtattcccttccccaaaaagcctaatcagccacacctttcaattacttgaaacaggtgaaaatggtgtgaactaagttgagcctaaaatgaggctgtaattagtgtgtgtgctgaaccccaccccctctgttgaagtgtatgctgtgatgagatattaattgcagctgctttaacacaatggtagatgagctaaatagtcgtgtgcagtttttaagttatgaaaacaatgacataaaatatgatacgtgtgcctcattatgctgtctgtatatgacttaaatcaaaaatggaccttttcattcacaactatagatgtgttagtgcaagtgatgtttgtaggccgttgcatgcaatatatttgatgcatgcttaaaataggcagtaatgtcgtgtgtgttggagtaaaataaataaaatacacaataatattctacatatttctgttctgtacctgtagctagtactaatttctcattaacatgtgttacacatgtgtactaccctgttgttccccatgttcgcccaccatcaattgcttccactgcagcaatgcattttgggaattcacatgtaaatgagcacgcaatggcacgtgctatattagttactgcttttagtaggactacaacatatatgtctattttgagatatatatatatacagaatcagacatatacatatatagatgcaggtatgcttatattgtgaagacagtataaaaagcagtgtaactatgcaaaataactgtaagcaacgacacgcctagtacagtaatatttctcacctggtggaaattgtgaggggtaaattcctatatcacggtcaccaggtaagccttccacgacgacgggaagtaattttgcccgaagcagctcctccaatggacttaatatgagacgttgtggtgtgggcccacctccagtcccagtagcatgcacgcgttggtgttgtattttctttttcaatttggacctaatatcatcaaatctcttgtgacaattccgcttgt is drawn from Ascaphus truei isolate aAscTru1 chromosome 7, aAscTru1.hap1, whole genome shotgun sequence and contains these coding sequences:
- the LOC142499910 gene encoding uncharacterized protein LOC142499910, with the protein product MWDTIVIGVNACGNHVRDKRNCHKRFDDIRSKLKKKIQHQRVHATGTGGGPTPQRLILSPLEELLRAKLLPVVVEGLPGDRDIGIYPSQFPPVAPEGHVSPETEQVSSPGSASSTHLEEHDEEDYDDDDDDDDATAIDTQIEASDHEDVPIETVLPANRPANTTYDAIVSSEGKIVEAENRRHSDLMTVLERMIALQEETVSQLAHLHRVFIEVPKQLQKINTSFEALVVQQTQANYWRMTNVPQFNTSQAGSVHAGQFSPHSSDIHSPRPNVTGQVAEIAVQVPDDILPLPSVQNQQLTPTKEPTKTKYKQLLLTSFWSKPTKDTHETDQPSLVQCLPTCSHVSVGTSPVREHSLPKSPVGESLATSPVGEQSLPKSPVGESLATSPVGEQSLPKSPVGESLPKSPVGESLPKSPVGESLATSPAREVPEATQSGSVVAKVGGKKKRKIQETTSRPVTRSQKEKNK